The Siniperca chuatsi isolate FFG_IHB_CAS linkage group LG9, ASM2008510v1, whole genome shotgun sequence genome includes a region encoding these proteins:
- the wdr73 gene encoding WD repeat-containing protein 73 isoform X1, translated as MEETDFHDILDDWFIESLKTYKDLHVYQLEHPTQVIEWTSGKTVCVAGYTSSKNEILELRLPLKLFADENKGLCAERDFKVVNGGLTDGPVRCLRHVPGTRCVVTNDGLSSDLQVWDLGGDDSDVIRRTGSIEGRRSVSEGGSRIAARLSSQPQVLHGAQSSDVRLTQLTSGQTLYKLETDSADPLSSLHFVSDAVFLAGCCSGNVYIADTRTSAAPQLSPPPASSGESVLWWTDASAGPSSCRLVRLSSSGRAAISDLRNLGGAVSQAQLDVQTRRCDLDDVRVSWAPKLDGCIAVSGFSGAVQIHNTAVWRTEPQEAQPLFEHRGHAVSAQSDDGVFVTSHVWHPERPRTLLSAGSDGSVHVWDWVDQSAASC; from the exons ATGGAGGAAACTGACTTTCATGATATTTTAGACGACTGGTTTATCGAGTCCCTGAAAAC GTACAAAGATCTTCATGTGTATCAGCTGGAACATCCCACCCAGGTCATCGAGTGGACGTCAGGGAAGA CCGTGTGTGTCGCAGGATACACTTCGTCTAAAAATGAGATTTTGGAGCTGCGTTTGCCTCTGAAACTCTTCGCGGATGAAAATAAG GGTCTCTGTGCAGAACGGGATTTCAAAGTTGTCAACGGTGGATTGACAGACGGTCCTGTTCGCTGCCTCAGACACGTCCCGGGAACCAG GTGTGTTGTTACCAACGATGGGCTGAGCTCAGACCTGCAGGTGTGGGACCTCGGAGGAGACGACAGCG ATGTGATCAGGAGAACAGGAAGTATtgaggggaggaggagtgttTCAGAGGGAGGCAGCAGGATCGCAGCTCGACTCTCGTCACAGCCACAAGTTCTTCATGGAGCTCAGAGCAGCGACGTCCGGCTGACTCAGCTGACCTCGGGACAGACTTTATATAAACTAG AGACCGACTCAGCAGATCCTCTCAGTTCCTTACATTTTGTGAGCGACGCAGTCTTCCTCGCCGGCTGCTGTAGCGGGAACGTTTACATCGCCGACACTCGGACGTCTGCCGCTCCTCAGCTTTCACCTCCACCTGCGTCTTCAGGTGAATCCGTCCTCTGGTGGACGGACGCCTCCGCGGGTCCGTCCAGCTGCAGGCTCGTCAGACTCTCCTCGTCTGGACGGGCGGCGATTTCAGACCTGAGGAACCTGGGAGGAGCTGTGAGTCAGGCTCAGCTGGACGTCCAGACACGTCGCTGCGACCTGGACGACGTCAGAGTGTCGTGGGCTCCGAAGCTGGACGGCTGTATCGCAGTGTCGG GTTTCAGTGGAGCGGTTCAGATCCACAACACAGCGGTCTGGAGGACGGAGCCGCAGGAAGCTCAGCCGCTGTTCGAGCACCGTGGTCACGCAGTTTCAGCACAGTCCGACGACGGCGTCTTCGTCACCTCCCACGTCTGGCACCCAGAACGGCCGCGGACGCTTCTGTCTGCGGGCTCGGACGGCTCCGTCCACGTGTGGGATTGGGTCGACCAATCGGCCGCCAGCTGCTGA
- the wdr73 gene encoding WD repeat-containing protein 73 isoform X2 produces the protein MKISLCCVQGLCAERDFKVVNGGLTDGPVRCLRHVPGTRCVVTNDGLSSDLQVWDLGGDDSDVIRRTGSIEGRRSVSEGGSRIAARLSSQPQVLHGAQSSDVRLTQLTSGQTLYKLETDSADPLSSLHFVSDAVFLAGCCSGNVYIADTRTSAAPQLSPPPASSGESVLWWTDASAGPSSCRLVRLSSSGRAAISDLRNLGGAVSQAQLDVQTRRCDLDDVRVSWAPKLDGCIAVSGFSGAVQIHNTAVWRTEPQEAQPLFEHRGHAVSAQSDDGVFVTSHVWHPERPRTLLSAGSDGSVHVWDWVDQSAASC, from the exons ATGAAAATAAG CCTCTGTTGTGTTCAGGGTCTCTGTGCAGAACGGGATTTCAAAGTTGTCAACGGTGGATTGACAGACGGTCCTGTTCGCTGCCTCAGACACGTCCCGGGAACCAG GTGTGTTGTTACCAACGATGGGCTGAGCTCAGACCTGCAGGTGTGGGACCTCGGAGGAGACGACAGCG ATGTGATCAGGAGAACAGGAAGTATtgaggggaggaggagtgttTCAGAGGGAGGCAGCAGGATCGCAGCTCGACTCTCGTCACAGCCACAAGTTCTTCATGGAGCTCAGAGCAGCGACGTCCGGCTGACTCAGCTGACCTCGGGACAGACTTTATATAAACTAG AGACCGACTCAGCAGATCCTCTCAGTTCCTTACATTTTGTGAGCGACGCAGTCTTCCTCGCCGGCTGCTGTAGCGGGAACGTTTACATCGCCGACACTCGGACGTCTGCCGCTCCTCAGCTTTCACCTCCACCTGCGTCTTCAGGTGAATCCGTCCTCTGGTGGACGGACGCCTCCGCGGGTCCGTCCAGCTGCAGGCTCGTCAGACTCTCCTCGTCTGGACGGGCGGCGATTTCAGACCTGAGGAACCTGGGAGGAGCTGTGAGTCAGGCTCAGCTGGACGTCCAGACACGTCGCTGCGACCTGGACGACGTCAGAGTGTCGTGGGCTCCGAAGCTGGACGGCTGTATCGCAGTGTCGG GTTTCAGTGGAGCGGTTCAGATCCACAACACAGCGGTCTGGAGGACGGAGCCGCAGGAAGCTCAGCCGCTGTTCGAGCACCGTGGTCACGCAGTTTCAGCACAGTCCGACGACGGCGTCTTCGTCACCTCCCACGTCTGGCACCCAGAACGGCCGCGGACGCTTCTGTCTGCGGGCTCGGACGGCTCCGTCCACGTGTGGGATTGGGTCGACCAATCGGCCGCCAGCTGCTGA